The following DNA comes from Symbiobacterium terraclitae.
GGTCACGTGGTACGACCACACGCCCTCGCCGGGCACGGTGTCGGTGTAGTCGCGGTCCGTGGCGGCGGTGGTGCCGAGCAGCACGAACTCGCCGTCACCCTCGGCCCGGTAGACGTTGTAGCCGATCACGCCTTCCTTGTCGGGCGCTTCCCACTCGAAGGAGACTGTCCGGCTGCTGGTGGCGGCGGACTTGGTCACCATCACCGGTGCGTCGTACACCTGGCGCCCCTCCACGGCGAAGGTGACGGCGGCGGTGCCGACGTTGCCGGCCCGGTCGGTCACGTCAACCTCCAACCGGTGCTCGCCCTCGGCCAAATCGGCCAGCGGGATGACCGGGGAGTCAAGCAGGGCACCGTCCAGGAAGTAGGCCACGGCGTCCGCATCGTAGCCGGACCCCTCGTCCTCCACTTTGATGCGCACCGCGAGCGATCCCTCGGGCCGGTAGACCTCGTCGGCCTTGGGCGTGCGGATGGCGACCGCGGGTGCGACGGTGTCCATGGTGACCGCCACCGGCGCGGCGCGGCGGCCGAGGTTGCCCGCCCGGTCCTGCGCCACGACGGTGTAGTTGTAGGTGCCGTCCTCGGTCAGCTGGTCGTCGAAGTAGGTGACCCCGGCCTCGACGTAACCGACGAAGACGGCCTCCGCGTCACCTGCGGCGCGGTAGACCAGGTAGCGGGCGAGGTCATCCGCCTCCGGCGCGGTCCAGCTCAGCGACACGGCGCCGTCCTTGGTGTAGGCGGGCTCGGCAGCCAGGTCGGTGGGCGCCGCCGGACCCTCGGCGTCGACGGCGACCTCGGCACCGTTGGCCGGGTCGTCGTAGAGCACCTGGCGCCACGGCGTGGGGGCGCTGCGGCGGCCGTCCGCGTCCACGGCGACGACCGCATAGCGGTAGCGGCCCTCGACGACCAGGAGGTCTGCGGCCCACAGGTCGGTCGTGGTGGCCAGATACGTGGTTTCGTCCGCCCGGGGGCGGGAGGTGCTCTCGTAGGCGCGATGGACTTCATAGGCCACCACGTCGGACGACGTCGAGGCTTCCCAGTCCAGTTCCACATTCCCGTCCGCGGTCGTCCTGGCCGGCGTCAGCACCAGGTTCCGCGGCGCCGCAGGCCCGTTCTCGTCGGCCGCCAGCACCGCGGGCGCCCCCAGGGAGGCCGCGATCGCCAGGGCGGTGGCCACGGCGGCAGCCTTGTTTACCCTGAAGGGCAGTGGCTTCGTACGCATGCGCTGATCCCTCCTGTGCTTCCTGGGTCACTAGACGGGTTCGTCCGCCGCACCCCACTCTCTGGGGGTAACGGATCAACTTGCATTCCTGGGTTGGCACACTTCGCCTTCTGTTTACATAACATGACCCCGGCGGCCTCGCCCTTCCCGGGCGGGGAAGCCCCTGTGCGCCGCCCGGCCGGGAGGCGACGGGAAGGCGCCCAGCCCGGGGCACCGCCCGGCAGGGGAATGCCGACCAACGCGCAGGGGGGAGTTGCACGTGGCAAGCACGCGCGTCCGGAATCTTCTGCGGCAGCTGTTCCGCACGGTCCGCAGGCTGGACCAGGCGGGCGTCTCCGAGAACCTGATTCTGGCGGTGGTGTTCTTCGCCCTCTCCCGCAACGATCGCGGCGCCCTTGTCGCACTGACCGAGGAGGATGACGACTAGACAGCAAAGGGGCAGGGGTTATACCCCTGCCCTTCTTACTGTCCGGCGCCTGCAGCCGCTCAGTGCACGGCGCCCTGAGCGCCCGCAAGGTAGAGCGCCCGCATCTCCTCCGACCGCTCCAAGAGCTCGTCCAGGCGCCCCCGGTCGACCACCCGCCCGTCCTTCAGGAGGATGATCTGGTCGGCCCGCCGCAGCGCCGCCTCCCGGTGGCTCACCACCAGGCAGGTGACGTCCTCCCGCCGGAAGAGCCGCTCCCAGAGGGCCTGCTCGGTCTCCACGTCGAGGGCGCTGGAGAGGTCGTCCATGATGAGCAGCTCCGGCCGGCGCAGGAACATGCGGGCGGCAGCGGTGCGCTGGACCTGCCCGCCCGAGAGCCGCACGCCCCGGGTCCCCACGCGGGTCTGCAGCCCCTCCTCCATCCCGGCCAGGTCCCGCTCCAGCACGGCGTCGTAGACGGCCGCAGCCACCTCCGCCGCGGAGGCGTCCAGGCCCATGCGGATGTTCTCCTCCAGCGTGCCGCTGAACAGCACGGGCACCTGCGGGGTCGCGGCGCACCGGGGTGGCACCATGAAGGACGCCGGATCGGCCACGGGCTCGCCGTTCCAGTAGATCGTGCCCGCCTGCGCCGGCAGCAGGCCCATGATCGCCCTGAGCAGGGTCGACTTGCCCGAGCCGACCCGGCCGGCGATCACCGTGAAGCTGCCGCGCGGCACCGTGAGGCTCACCCCCTCGATCCCGCGGCCCCCGTCGGCGTACCGGCAGGTGAGCCCCTCCACCCGGAGCTCCTCCAGCGGCCCGGCAGCCGGCGGCGCCGGCTCCGGCGGTACCTCCACCGGGCCGCGCAGCCTTATCGCACACCGCCGCAGGAGCCGTCCGGGCGGCGCCCCCTGCAGCAGGGCGAGCAGCCGCTCCTTGGCCACGCCGGTCTGCCGGTACATGGCCAGCCATCTCCCGGTGAACTGGGTGAAGTCGGCCGCATAGCCCAGGTAGTAGACGAACAGGGCGAAGTCGCCCACGGTGAACTGGCCGGCGGCCATGGTGCGGACGCCGAGCAGCAGGATCAGCCCGGTCCCGAGTGCTGACAGGTTCTGGCCCGCCGACTCGAGCACCTGCGTGAGCAACCGGTCGGCCACCATCGCCTGTCTCCGCTCTTCGCTCAGGCGGCGGAAGTGGCCGACCACCCGCGCCTCGGCACCCGCCACCTGCACCGCCTGCACCGCGGCGAACAGCTCGGCGATCAGGCCGGTGACCCGTGCGGTGGCCTCGCGGCTGCGGCGGCGGTTCTGGAGGATGCGGTTGCCGACGGCCCGGGTGATCACCAGCACCGCGGCCAGCGGCAGGAAGACGAGCACCGTCATGCGGGCGTCAATGGCCAGCAGCATGCGCAGCGCCACCACGGCGAAGGTCGTCTGGCCGACGACGTCCAGCAGGAAGTCGGTGGTCTCCTCCGCCTGCAGCACGTCGTCCCGCAGCCGGTTCAGCGCCTCGCCCGGCGCCTCGGGCAGGGCCGCGGCCCCGGGCAGCTCCAGAATGCGCTCCAGCAGGTTGCGGCGGAGCAGCGCGGACACGTACTCCCGCCCCGTCGCCGAGGTGACGAATCCCACGGAGATCACGGCGATGCGACCGAGCGCCACGGCCACCAGCAGGGCGATGATCGACCACGGCTCAAGGCCCGCCTGCGCCGAACCGGTCAGCCGGTCGAAGAAGGCCTGGGTCAGCAGGCCCGGCAGCACGGGCGAGGCGTAGACGGCGGTGAAGAGGACGATGCTGGTCAGGTACAGCCACGGCCGGTAGGTCACCAGCCCCCAGACGAACCGCCAGGTGGACATCAGACCAGCACCTCCTCCACGCCGGTGCGCAGCAGCCGGGCAAAGCGCGACTCCGGGTCCGCGGCGAGGCCCGCCCGCATCCCCCGCTCCACGATCTGCCCGTCCTCGAGGATCACGATCGTATCCGCCCGGTCGACGGTGGCCAGCCGGTGGGCGATGATGACGGCGGTGCGGCCCTCCAGCAGCCGGTCCACCGCGCGCTCCACCAGCGCCTCGGTGGCCGGGTCCAGCCGTGACGACGCCTCGTCCAGGATCACCAGGCCGGGGTCGGCCAGGAAGACCCGGGCCAGCGCCAGGAGCTGTGCCTCCCCGGCCGACAGACCGCCGCCGCCGGACTCGAGGGGGGTATCCAGCCCGCGGGGCAGGGACCGCAGCCAGAGGCCGAGGCCGAGCTCCTCCAGCACCTCCCGCAGCCGCTCGTCGCTGACGCCCGGGTCGAAGAACGTGAGGTTGTCCCGCACGGTGCCGGCGAACAGCTGCACGTCCTGCGTCACGAACGCGACCCGCCTCCGCACCTCCGCCACCTTCGCCTCGCGCAGGTCGACGCCGCCCAGTCGCACGGCGCCCTCGTCCGGGTCGTAGAAGCGCAGCAGCAGCCGGGCGAGGGTGGACTTGCCACTCCCGGTGCGTCCAAGCAGCCCCAGCACCTCCCCCGGGCGCAGGTGCAGGTCGACGCCCTTCAGGACAGGCGCCCCGGGCTCGTAGGCAAAGGAGACGCCCTCCAGCTGCACGGAGAGCGGTCCGGCCGGCAGCGGCCGCCCCGGCCCGTCGGGCACCCGCGACCGCAGGGCGAACAGCTCCTCCACCCGCTCGACGGCCGCACCCGCCCGCTGCAGCTCCTGCAGGTGGGCCCGGAGCTGGTCGATGGGACGCCGGATGAGTTCGGTGTAGTGGAAGAGCAGGTAGACCGTCCCGACGGTGGCGGCGCCGCGGGCGTGGAGCCAGGCCCCCACCCCCAGGGAGAGCGCCGCGCCGAGGGCGAAGGTGAAGATCGACGAGCCCCACATGAGGCCGAACATCATGCTGGCCCGCAGGTTGTGCCGGTAGAAGTCCTGGACCATCTGCAAGTGGCGGCGGAGCATGTGGCTCCGGGCCCCGCTGGCGCGGATCGCCTCCGTGCCGGCCAGCACCTCGCCCAGGAAGCCGTAGAACTCGGCGGCCGCCTGCCGCTGCCGGGTCACATGCGGCACCGAGATCCTGCGGATCGTGCCCAGAAGCCAGAGGGTGAAGAGCACGTAAGCCGTCATCGCCAGCCCGGCCCGCCAGTCCTCCCGGTAGAGCAGCACCAGGATGCCGGCCATCAGCGCCAGGTTGGCGACCACGCCGATGAACAGCTGCGAGAAGAACTCGGACAGCGAGGTGACGTCGCCGTCGATGCGCTCCACCATCTCTCCCGGCGTGCGGTTCTTGTGGAAGCTCAGGTCCAGCCGCAGGCAGTGCTCGGCCAGGTCGGCCCGCAGCGCGTTGGTGGCCCGCCAGGAGACCGACTCGCTCAGGTACCGGGCCAGGATGTTCACCAACTGCGCCCCGAAGGCGATGGCGATGAAGAGCAGCGCGAGCGCCGTCAGCGAGAGGCCGCCCGACACCTCGCCGGCGGCCAGGTCGAGGAAGCGCCGCAGGATCTGCGGGTTCATCAACTGGAGTGCGATGCTGAGCACCAGCAGCAGGGCGAGCCAGGTCACCCGCGCCCGCTCGGGCCTCAGGTACCGCCGCAACAGCCTCCAGTACCGGCGAACCGGTATGCTCATCACGACCGTTCTCCTCCCCGGGGACGATTCGGGCTTCGCGGAACCAGGGAGAGGAGTTCGACCGAACAGGCCCAATTCCCTGTCTATTGCACTGATTTGCAAAGCCCCCTGTGCACCCCCGCGGGGAGCGGCGAAGGGTGGACGGGCCCCCGCACGCACGGTAGAATGGACCCTAGCCTGAGCTGAGGAGGCGTTCCCTGAGATGGAGAAGCTGCGTGTGGCCGTTGTCGGATACGGGAACGTGGGGCGCTACGCCGTTGAGGCGGTGCAGACCGCGCCCGATATGGAACTGGCCGGGGTGGTGCGCCGCCGGGTGCTCGGGGCCGTGCCGCCCGAGCTTACGAGCGTGAAGGTGGTTACGGATGTCGGCGAGCTGGAGGGGGTCCGGGGCGCCCTGCTGTGCGTACCCACCCGGTCCGTGCCCGCCCAGGCAGAGGCCCTGCTGAAGCGGGGCATCCACACCGTGGACAGTTACGACATCCACGGCGAGCTGGCCGACCTGCGCCGCCGGCTGGACCCGGTGGCCCGGGAACACGGTGCCGTCGCCGTGATCTCCGCGGGCTGGGACCCCGGCACCGACTCCATGCTGCGGGGGATGCTGGAGTTCATGGCCCCGCGGGGCGTCACCTACACCAACTTCGGCCCGGGCATGTCGATGGGCCACTCGGTGGCGGTGAAGGCGATCCCGGGCGTGAAGGACGCCCTGTCGCTGACGATCCCCGCCGGCATGGGCACCCACAAGCGGGCGGTCTACGTGGAGCTGGAGCCGGGCGCCGACTTCGCCGCGGTGGAGCAGGCGATCAAGCGCGACCCCTACTTCGTCAAGGACGAGACCCGCGTGACCCAGGTGGAGGACGTGAGCCAGCTCATCGACATGGGCCACGGCGTGGTGATGGAGCGCAAGGGCGTCTCGGGCGCCACTCACAACCAGCTGTTCCGGTTCGAGATGCGCATCAACAACCCGGCCCTGACGGCGCAGGTGATGGTAGCCGCGCTGCGGGCCGCGGCCCGGCAGCGGCCGGGGTGCTACACGATGATCGAGATCCCGGTGGTCGACTACCTGCCGGGCGACCGGGACGAGTGGGTGCGCAGGCTGGTATAGCCGCGCAGCCCCGGCGCAGGGTGGTGAAGAACCAGGCGCCGCCGCTCCCCGAAGCGGGGAGACGGCGGCGCTTCTCCTGTGCGCTCATACGTTCAGCCGCGGGTCCAGCAGCTCCCGGAGGAAGTCGCCCGTCAGGTTGAGCCCCAGGACCGTCAGCTGCAGCGCCAGCCCCGGGAACGTGGCCACCCACCAATGGGTGGTGATGTAATTGCGGGCGTCGGCGAGCATGCCGCCCCAGGTGACGGTGGGCGGCTGGATGCCCAGGCCCAGGAAGGTGAGGGCCGACTCGGTGATGATCACCCGGGGGACCTCCAGGGTGGCCAGCACAACCAGCGTTCCGGCCACGTTCGGGAAGAGGTGCCGTGACAGGGTCCGCCACTCGGGGTTGCCCAGGGCGCGGGAGGCGAGGATGAACTCCCGCTCCCGCAGAGAGAGCACCTCGGCCCGCAGCACCCGGTAGTACAGGACCCATCCCGTGATGCCGAGAACGGCGATGGTCTTGCCCATCCCAGAGCCGAGGACGGCCATCACCACGATGGCCAGGAGCGTGAAGGGAAAGGCCAGCTGGACGTCGCCAAGGCGCCCCACCACGTCGTCCAGCAGCCCGCCGAAGTGGCCGGCCGCCAGCCCGGCCAGGGTGCCGATGCCGCCGGCGATCACGACGGCGGAGAAGCCCACCACGAGTGACACGCGGGAGCCGTAGATCAGGCGGCTGAGGATGTCCCGGCCGAGGTGGTCGGTGCCGAGGGGGTACTCAGGATGTGCACCCTCCATCCAGAAGGGCGGCAGCAGCCTGAGTGCCACCTGTTGGTCCGTGGGATCGTGGGGGGCAAGGACTGGGGCAAGGAGCGCACATGCGACCACCACGAGCACGATCAGCACGCCCGCGAGGGCCAGCTTGCGGCGCCACAGCTGCCGGAGGGCCCACCCCAGTGATCGGCGCCGGTCCACCGCCTCGCCGGGTACGGCGGGCAACTGGTCACTGGCTGCTGCCACTGGGCTCACCTCCTAGGCGTAGCGAATGCGCGGGTCCAGGAGCGAGTAGAGCAGGTCCGT
Coding sequences within:
- a CDS encoding fibronectin type III domain-containing protein — its product is MRTKPLPFRVNKAAAVATALAIAASLGAPAVLAADENGPAAPRNLVLTPARTTADGNVELDWEASTSSDVVAYEVHRAYESTSRPRADETTYLATTTDLWAADLLVVEGRYRYAVVAVDADGRRSAPTPWRQVLYDDPANGAEVAVDAEGPAAPTDLAAEPAYTKDGAVSLSWTAPEADDLARYLVYRAAGDAEAVFVGYVEAGVTYFDDQLTEDGTYNYTVVAQDRAGNLGRRAAPVAVTMDTVAPAVAIRTPKADEVYRPEGSLAVRIKVEDEGSGYDADAVAYFLDGALLDSPVIPLADLAEGEHRLEVDVTDRAGNVGTAAVTFAVEGRQVYDAPVMVTKSAATSSRTVSFEWEAPDKEGVIGYNVYRAEGDGEFVLLGTTAATDRDYTDTVPGEGVWSYHVTARYGRAASEPSAAVVFTVDQTKPTIRISSPEDGGEYVAEGEVEVSYKVRDALAGVARDAVVVKLDGAPLAQSTINFARLAEGEHVLSVTAADRAGNAASATVTFTVVAAPDDEEDDGGEAPARDEAFRQRVLSVLAKWQSKIHHGQFTALKAKAANGNWFAFVKHVQKFSGKFIHPDAAEELLDLFDRADDKGRADHDRYDDDDAGDDDEDDEDDDDDDDDREWKPGNGKKNGHEKQSNQGVKSGKGWK
- a CDS encoding diaminopimelate dehydrogenase, with the protein product MEKLRVAVVGYGNVGRYAVEAVQTAPDMELAGVVRRRVLGAVPPELTSVKVVTDVGELEGVRGALLCVPTRSVPAQAEALLKRGIHTVDSYDIHGELADLRRRLDPVAREHGAVAVISAGWDPGTDSMLRGMLEFMAPRGVTYTNFGPGMSMGHSVAVKAIPGVKDALSLTIPAGMGTHKRAVYVELEPGADFAAVEQAIKRDPYFVKDETRVTQVEDVSQLIDMGHGVVMERKGVSGATHNQLFRFEMRINNPALTAQVMVAALRAAARQRPGCYTMIEIPVVDYLPGDRDEWVRRLV
- a CDS encoding ABC transporter ATP-binding protein, whose protein sequence is MSTWRFVWGLVTYRPWLYLTSIVLFTAVYASPVLPGLLTQAFFDRLTGSAQAGLEPWSIIALLVAVALGRIAVISVGFVTSATGREYVSALLRRNLLERILELPGAAALPEAPGEALNRLRDDVLQAEETTDFLLDVVGQTTFAVVALRMLLAIDARMTVLVFLPLAAVLVITRAVGNRILQNRRRSREATARVTGLIAELFAAVQAVQVAGAEARVVGHFRRLSEERRQAMVADRLLTQVLESAGQNLSALGTGLILLLGVRTMAAGQFTVGDFALFVYYLGYAADFTQFTGRWLAMYRQTGVAKERLLALLQGAPPGRLLRRCAIRLRGPVEVPPEPAPPAAGPLEELRVEGLTCRYADGGRGIEGVSLTVPRGSFTVIAGRVGSGKSTLLRAIMGLLPAQAGTIYWNGEPVADPASFMVPPRCAATPQVPVLFSGTLEENIRMGLDASAAEVAAAVYDAVLERDLAGMEEGLQTRVGTRGVRLSGGQVQRTAAARMFLRRPELLIMDDLSSALDVETEQALWERLFRREDVTCLVVSHREAALRRADQIILLKDGRVVDRGRLDELLERSEEMRALYLAGAQGAVH
- a CDS encoding ABC transporter permease, whose product is MAAASDQLPAVPGEAVDRRRSLGWALRQLWRRKLALAGVLIVLVVVACALLAPVLAPHDPTDQQVALRLLPPFWMEGAHPEYPLGTDHLGRDILSRLIYGSRVSLVVGFSAVVIAGGIGTLAGLAAGHFGGLLDDVVGRLGDVQLAFPFTLLAIVVMAVLGSGMGKTIAVLGITGWVLYYRVLRAEVLSLREREFILASRALGNPEWRTLSRHLFPNVAGTLVVLATLEVPRVIITESALTFLGLGIQPPTVTWGGMLADARNYITTHWWVATFPGLALQLTVLGLNLTGDFLRELLDPRLNV
- a CDS encoding ABC transporter ATP-binding protein — protein: MSIPVRRYWRLLRRYLRPERARVTWLALLLVLSIALQLMNPQILRRFLDLAAGEVSGGLSLTALALLFIAIAFGAQLVNILARYLSESVSWRATNALRADLAEHCLRLDLSFHKNRTPGEMVERIDGDVTSLSEFFSQLFIGVVANLALMAGILVLLYREDWRAGLAMTAYVLFTLWLLGTIRRISVPHVTRQRQAAAEFYGFLGEVLAGTEAIRASGARSHMLRRHLQMVQDFYRHNLRASMMFGLMWGSSIFTFALGAALSLGVGAWLHARGAATVGTVYLLFHYTELIRRPIDQLRAHLQELQRAGAAVERVEELFALRSRVPDGPGRPLPAGPLSVQLEGVSFAYEPGAPVLKGVDLHLRPGEVLGLLGRTGSGKSTLARLLLRFYDPDEGAVRLGGVDLREAKVAEVRRRVAFVTQDVQLFAGTVRDNLTFFDPGVSDERLREVLEELGLGLWLRSLPRGLDTPLESGGGGLSAGEAQLLALARVFLADPGLVILDEASSRLDPATEALVERAVDRLLEGRTAVIIAHRLATVDRADTIVILEDGQIVERGMRAGLAADPESRFARLLRTGVEEVLV